A DNA window from Anser cygnoides isolate HZ-2024a breed goose chromosome 21, Taihu_goose_T2T_genome, whole genome shotgun sequence contains the following coding sequences:
- the BTG4 gene encoding protein BTG4 → MKDEIAATVFFITRLVKREDKLSKHKMEKFAAKLTTILFEKYKNHWYLDNPSRGQAFRCIRINKHQTRDPLLEQACVESNVDFNNLGLPKEMTLWVDPFEVCCRYGEKNRPFTIAHFEGEENPELPQQISYAVDRAALDYQSGTSSDEESFNKEPKAIPTVSNPNSVYQFGDYCKPPIQPWSQYLHRKTYVTDGSYYAQHRGYKVYRPTAAFTGPRVDRYHWINTKR, encoded by the exons atgaaagatgaaattgCTGCCACGGTCTTCTTCATCACAAGGCTGGTGAAAAGGGAAGACAAGCTGAGTAAGCATAAAATGGAGAAATTTGCAGCTAAGTTGACAACAATACTGTTTGAAAAGTACAAGAATCACTGGTACTTGGACAATCCATCCAGAGGACAAGCCTTCAG GTGTATAAGGATAAACAAACATCAGACGAGAGATCCGCTGCTGGAGCAAGCTTGTGTGGAGAGTAACGTGGACTTCAATAATCTTGGTTTGCCGAAAGAGATGACGCTATGGGTTGATCCATTTGAGGTATGTTGCAG GTATGGTGAGAAGAACCGGCCGTTCACAATTGCCCACTTTGAAGGAGAGGAGAACCCAGAGCTCCCTCAGCAGATCAGCTATGCTGTTGACAGAGCAGCTCTAGACTATCAATCTGGCACCTCTTCTGATGAGGAGAGCTTCAACAAGGAACCAAAAGCTATCCCTACTGTCAGTAACCCTAACAGTGTCTACCAG TTTGGTGACTACTGCAAGCCACCCATACAGCCCTGGTCTCAGTATCTTCATAGGAAGACATACGTGACTGATGGCTCATACTATGCCCAGCACAGGGGTTACAAAGTCTACAGGCCAACAGCTGCTTTCACAGGACCGCGTGTTGATAGATACCACTGGATCAATACCAAGCGGTAG